From a region of the Desmodus rotundus isolate HL8 chromosome 7, HLdesRot8A.1, whole genome shotgun sequence genome:
- the GP1BB gene encoding platelet glycoprotein Ib beta chain, with protein MGSGPRRALSLLLLLLAPPSRLAAGCPAPCSCAGTLVDCGRRGLTWASLPATFPRDTTELVLTGNNLTALPLGLLDTVPRLRKAHLGDNPWRCDCRLVPLRAWLAGRLERELYRDVRCAAPPSLHGRVLSYLTEEELRAACSPGALCWGSLVAQLLLLVLGLLHALLLALLLCRLRRLRARAGHRPSLTAPLVAEPAGDSES; from the exons ATGGGCTCTG GGCCGCGCCGGGCGCTCAGCCTATTGCTCCTGCTGCTCGCGCCGCCGAGCCGCCTGGCTGCGGGCTGTCCCGCGCCATGTAGCTGCGCCGGGACACTCGTGGACTGCGGGCGCCGTGGGCTGACGTGGGCCTCGCTGCCGGCCACTTTCCCACGGGACACAACCGAACTGGTGCTGACGGGCAACAACCTGACCGCGCTACCACTGGGGCTGCTGGACACGGTGCCCAGGCTGCGTAAGGCACACCTGGGCGACAACCCCTGGCGCTGCGACTGCCGCCTGGTGCCACTGCGCGCCTGGCTGGCCGGTCGTCTGGAACGCGAGCTCTACCGAGACGTGCGCTGCGCCGCGCCCCCATCGCTGCACGGCCGCGTACTGTCATACCTGACCGAGGAAGAGCTTCGTGCCGCCTGCTCGCCTGGCGCGCTCTGCTGGGGGTCGCTGGTGGCACAGCTGTTGCTGCTCGTCCTTGGGCTGCTGCACGCGCTGCTACTGGCGCTGCTGCTGTGCCGCCTGCGGAGGCTGCGCGCTCGCGCCGGGCATCGCCCGTCGCTGACCGCCCCGCTAGTGGCAGAGCCAGCTGGAGACAGCGAGTCTTGA